One Thermodesulfobacteriota bacterium genomic window, TTTCCCGTTGCGCCGCCACGATCCGCAGCGCGCGCAACGGCGGCAGGCCGCCCTTCTCGAGGACCGCCGCATGGGCGAAGCTTTCGTAGCCGCGCTCCGACGGGTCGTCCCGCACCGACAGCCAGATGGCCGCGGCGATGACGAGGGTGTACGCGGCGGTCGCTCCCATGGATACCCGCCAGCCGAAGGCGGCAACGGCCGCCGAGAGCGGGACCCCCGCGAGCACTCCCCCGCACGTGCCGACCAGAAGCGACACCCCTGTCACCGTGGCGAACCGGTTGGCCGGAAACCAGTGCCCGGCGAGCTTCATGCAGGTGACGAACGTGACGCCGACCGCGGCCCCGACCATCATGCGGCCCGCGGTGGCCATCCAGAGGCCGTCGGCGAGCGCGAACGCCAGCGTCCCGGCGGCGGCCAGGAAGGCCGCGGCGGCGCCAAGGCGCCTCGGGCCGATGCCGTCCGCCAGCAGGCCGCTGGGGATCTGCATCGCCGTGTAGGCGTAGAAGTAGGCGGCCGAAAGGTTCCCCAGCAGCGCCCCGCCGATGCGGAATTCCCGCATCAGCTCGCCCACCATCACGGCGGGCGCGACGCGCTGGAAGAACGCGACCATGTAGAAGCCGGCGGCCAGCCCCCACATCGTCCACGACAGCCAGGCGGGTGCAGGACGGGACATGGAACCATCTACCTTATCGG contains:
- a CDS encoding MFS transporter gives rise to the protein MSRPAPAWLSWTMWGLAAGFYMVAFFQRVAPAVMVGELMREFRIGGALLGNLSAAYFYAYTAMQIPSGLLADGIGPRRLGAAAAFLAAAGTLAFALADGLWMATAGRMMVGAAVGVTFVTCMKLAGHWFPANRFATVTGVSLLVGTCGGVLAGVPLSAAVAAFGWRVSMGATAAYTLVIAAAIWLSVRDDPSERGYESFAHAAVLEKGGLPPLRALRIVAAQRETWLLLAAGALCGAPVQAFAGLWGVPYLTQVHGLARGQAAALTSTMLIAWAVGGTALGALSDRIGRRKTPYMAATAAGGVLWAVFLFLKGIPPALFYPLFAGIGFASGAMIIGFAHSREANHPGASGAVSGIVNMGPIGLAGILQPWVGRILDRHWGGMLADGARVYGANAWSAALLWLFLCSALSVAAVAFTRETGCRQATSWSA